A region from the Hypericibacter adhaerens genome encodes:
- a CDS encoding efflux RND transporter periplasmic adaptor subunit has protein sequence MNEISKWPKTGSQRQPAKRRRSAWTWIAAVALIAAAVAAWFGFSEREGVPVAVAAIAPAPVTVSKPLRLDVDTQIGFLGQFSAVDRVELRAQVGGTLTEIHFEDGQIVHQGDLLFVIDSQPYEIRLAQATAQLQAATSRLALAKNQLQRAQTLKRSEFGSAESVDQRTFEQGDAQAAIDEAKAAIRDAQFDIEHCRIYAPFTGRIGAHLQSVGSLIAGSRYASSPTTLLATLVSLDPIHLDFDMSEADYLTFSRQRASQSGPLADQVDISLSDENKFTRQGTLEFVDNSLDRSSGTIHARAIVSNPDFFLTPGQFARLRLAVAPPAPALMVPDAAVLLDQTQHIVMTVSPDGTVVPKPVETGDLRGGLRIIRSGLAADDRVIIDGIVRAMPGGKVTPQDGTITYNAASDGQG, from the coding sequence ATGAACGAAATCAGCAAGTGGCCGAAGACCGGGAGCCAACGTCAGCCGGCCAAGCGCCGGCGTTCGGCCTGGACCTGGATCGCGGCCGTGGCTCTCATCGCGGCCGCCGTTGCCGCCTGGTTCGGGTTCTCGGAACGTGAGGGCGTTCCCGTCGCCGTGGCCGCCATCGCGCCGGCACCGGTGACCGTGAGCAAGCCGCTCCGGCTCGATGTCGACACCCAGATCGGCTTTCTTGGCCAGTTCTCGGCCGTCGACCGGGTCGAGCTCAGGGCGCAGGTCGGCGGGACGCTGACCGAGATCCATTTCGAGGACGGGCAGATCGTCCATCAGGGCGACCTCCTGTTCGTGATCGATTCGCAGCCCTACGAGATCAGGCTCGCGCAGGCGACGGCGCAGCTCCAGGCGGCGACCTCCCGCCTGGCGCTCGCCAAGAACCAGCTCCAGCGCGCCCAGACGCTGAAGCGCAGCGAGTTCGGCTCCGCCGAATCCGTCGACCAGCGCACCTTCGAGCAGGGCGACGCGCAAGCCGCGATCGACGAGGCCAAGGCCGCAATCCGGGACGCCCAGTTCGACATCGAGCATTGCCGCATCTATGCGCCCTTCACCGGCCGCATCGGCGCGCACCTGCAATCGGTCGGCAGCCTGATCGCCGGCAGCCGCTATGCGAGCAGCCCGACCACGCTGCTGGCGACCCTCGTCTCGCTCGATCCGATCCATCTCGACTTCGACATGAGCGAAGCCGACTACCTGACCTTCTCGCGCCAACGGGCGAGCCAGTCGGGTCCGCTGGCCGATCAGGTCGATATCAGCCTCAGCGACGAGAACAAGTTCACGCGGCAGGGGACGCTCGAGTTCGTCGATAACAGCCTCGATCGGTCGAGCGGCACGATCCATGCCCGCGCCATCGTCTCCAATCCGGACTTCTTCCTGACGCCGGGGCAGTTCGCGCGGCTCCGCCTCGCGGTGGCGCCCCCGGCCCCCGCCCTCATGGTGCCGGATGCGGCCGTCCTGCTCGACCAGACCCAGCATATCGTGATGACGGTGTCCCCGGACGGAACCGTGGTGCCCAAACCCGTCGAGACCGGCGATCTCCGGGGCGGGTTGCGGATCATCCGGTCCGGCCTCGCGGCCGACGATCGCGTGATCATCGACGGCATCGTCCGCGCCATGCCGGGCGGCAAGGTGAC